GCATTGGATACTCTCCAGGATAGGGTGCAGCATTCGTGTTCATCTCTGGTGATGTATACGTTGGTTGCATTGGGGGCTGGACTTGTTGACTCATATTTTGTTGCATCATTCTACACGTACAAGGTCTCGGTGGATTCATTTGACAACCGCATAAGGGCTTTTGCATTGGGGCTGTCGGTTTTGGAGCAATTGGCGCTTTCGGCATTTCAGGTTGCTGAACGGCTTTCGCTACTGGGGGTTTCATCGGTATAGGAGCTGGCGCAGGAGTAGTAGGTTGTTTTTCTTGCCACGTAGTCGAAGCTTCTAATTTCCAGCTTTCCATATGAATAGATAACTGGGTATCATGTATATCACTATCAAGTATGGGTACAGTTGGCAACGTTTCAGCTTTCGTTTTTTCCATTTTTTTAGGAATATCTACTGTAGGTAAGGTCGATGTTGTTGGTTTTCCTCCAGTAACCGGTACAAACACTTTCATTCCTGGCACAATGTAATCAGGATTTGCCAAATGAGCATTTGCTTTTTTTATTTCTTCAAACGGAACATTGTGCATTTTTGCAATTTTCCACAATGTGTCTCCTTTTTGGACAATATGAATATTCACGATCTTCCTCCTTCATTTCTTAAAGTATGTTCTTGTCAGAGTTTTGGTCACAAAGTATCTTTCCATGTTAAACTATGAAAAACAACGGATGAATACGACTGAAAAGGAAGATTTGAATGAAAAAAAAACCTGGTGATGTAAGACGGGAGAAAATTTTAGAAATTTTAACAACAGCAGTTAATCCGATTAAAGGTGTCGAACTTGCCACCCAAACTGGAGTAAGTCGTCAAATAATTGTTGGGGATATCACCTTACTAAAAGCGAAAGATATTCCAATAGTAGCGACTAGTCAAGGCTATATTTTATTGCCAGAGCAATCCGATCAACCTCATTTTGTTAAACAAATTGCTTGTCATCACGGACCAGCGGATTCGAAAGAAGAGTTATACACGTTAGTAGACGCTGGAGTAACAGTAATGGATGTTACTGTTGAACATCCTGTTTACGGGGAAATCAATGCCTCTATCATGGTCTCGAACCGTGTTGAGGTAGATGATTTTATACGAGAAGTGGAACAATCAGGTGCAAGCTTTCTATCCGAATTAACGGGTGGTATCCATTTGCATAAAATAGCGGCCAATAAAGAACAATCCATCCATATCGCTATAAAAGAAATGCGACGAAAAGGGTTTTTAGCTGAAGACGTCTATTAATTAGCACTTATAGAGTTTAGCTAATTTCTTTTCACCTGTTAGATGTGTTTCATTAGAGATTAATGTATGTGATTTTTTCCACTGGATACACGAAAAAAGGATGCCTGAGTATTTTCAGACATCCTTTTCTTATGGATTGATTTTGGTAACATGATAACTCCCCAATGATTTAACCTCACAGCCTAGCATTTTTAGTTCTTCTAATGCTCCAAACATCATTGGATGCGATTCATGTTCGAGAAGATCGATGACAAAGAAATAGTGACCTATTCCGGTTTTTAATGGCCGTGATTCAATCTTGGATAAATTAAGTTTTCTCCAAGCGAACACCGACAATACTTGATGCAAAGCACCCGAACGTTCATCCTCAGGAAGCAAAATCATCCACGTTGTTTTAGGTTCTTCTAACCTATTTGTAGAAGGTGTTTTCGACAACACAAAAAATCGGGTATGATTTAAATGAAAATCGTGAATATTTCGTTCTACAATCGTCAGTCCATACTTCTTTGCTGCAAATTCATTAGCAATGGCAAGAGAGTTTTGACTTGGATGTTGAGAGATGTGTTTTGCAGCAGCTGCAGTTGACGCAGAAATTTCATGTGGCACACCACGGAAACGACTTGCCAAGTATTTATGACATTGTGCGATTGCGTGCGAATGCGACAAAATAGATGTCGCCTGCAAAAAATCTTTTTCATTAGCAGGATGACATAGTAAATGTTGGGCAATAGGAGAAAGAATTTCATGTTCTACTTTCAGTTGAACATCATGATATAAATAATCAAGTGTTATAGCAACTGTACCCTCGAGAGCATTTTCAATCGGCACGACAGCAAAATCTACTTCTTGTTGCTCCACTGCATCCATACAATCAGATATGGTTGGATAAGGAACGAGCAACTCATTGGAATAAAGAGCATTTGCTGCTACATGCGTAAAAGATGCTTCTGGTCCTAAATAACCTATACGATATTGCCACTGCTCTTTTTCCAACTGGTCCACTCCTCGCCTTTACTCGATAAATTCAAATTCAAACTCAAGTAGTCGAACTGTATCGCCATCTTTTGCACCACGTTCGCGAAGGGCTTCATCTACACCCATTCCACGAAGTTGGCGAGCAAAACGACGAATCGTGTCTTCACGAGAGAAATCAGTCATTTTAAATAAGCGCTCAATAGATGATCCACTTAACACGTATGCACCATCGTCGTCACGAGTAATTTCAAATCCGTCACGTTCTGATTCAAACTTGTACATAACCGATTTATCTGATTCTTCCTGTACTTCATGCAGAAGGAATTCACCTGTAACTTCCAGTAAATCTGCAATCGCAAACAGTAACTCAGAAAGACCTTTACGCGAAATTGCAGAAATCGGGAAAATTTTTATGTCTGCTCCAATTTTTTCTTTGAAAGCTTCCAAATTTTCTTCCGCACCCGGCATATCCATTTTATTTGCGACGACTAACTGTGGACGTTCCGTTAGACGCAAATTATAGTTTTTCAACTCTTCATTAATAGTTATATAATCATCGTACGGATCGCGCCCTTCCATAGCGGACATATCCACTACATGGACGATTACTCGCGTTCGTTCGATATGACGTAAGAATTGATGTCCGAGTCCAACACCCTCACTTGCTCCTTCGATTAACCCTGGCAAATCTGCCATAGCGAAGCTACGCCCATCTTCTGTTTGTACCATTCCTAGATTCGGCACAATCGTTGTAAAATGATATTCCGCAATTTTAGGTTTAGCCGCAGAAACGACAGATAAAAGTGTGGATTTACCTACGCTTGGAAAGCCAACTAGGCCAACATCCGCTAACACTTTAAGTTCTAATACCACATCTAATTCTTGACCTGGCTCTCCTTTTTCAGATAACTCAGGTGCGGGATTTTGAGGAGTAGCAAACCGTGAGTTACCTCTACCTCCACGACCGCCTTTTGCAACAACTGCTTGCTGACCATGTTCTACAAGGTCTGCAAGAATCGTTCCATCTTCTGTCATGACGACAGTACCCGGAGGAACTTTGACAATTAAATCTTCTGCTCCTCTACCATGCATTCCCTTACTCATACCATGCTCTCCGCGATTTGCTTTGAAATGTCGTTTATAGCGGAAATCCATTAATGTACGTAATCCTTCTTCCACTTCAAATATTACATTTCCTCCACGGCCACCATCACCACCAGCTGGGCCACCATTAGGAACATACTTTTCTCGACGAAACGCTACCATACCGTCTCCGCCGTCTCCACCTTTTATATATATCTTGACGTGATCGACAAACATATTAGTTACCTCCTGTTTCCATTAATAATTGAATTTCTCTGTAAGTGAAGCCATCTAGCTTTTGTCGTATTTGACAGTCCTTGCATTCAAAAGGTGTCTCCGTCCATTGTTCCCATTTTCCTTCAAAAATCACATTAACGGTAAAAGAAGCATTGTGTTGTACCAGTTGAAACGTAACTTTTTGCTCTGTGTACGGATCAATTACGTTGTTCATTTGTTGTAAAATTGATTCAAAAAAAGACACGAAAGGTTGATCGTGCGATTCTTCGATTGGATGTGTAATTGTCATTTCAAACGCAAAATCAAATGCTGGAAATCGCCAATTCACTGTTTGGAACCATTCTAATAGAACTGGTAAGCCAAGTTTTTTTAGTGAAACAGCTTCTTGTGAAGATTTTGTGTAGGTTGAAATGATCCGTTTTGCCTCATCCACACGACCTAGGTCGAGATTCATTTGAATGAGCTGTAACTGATTGAGAAAGTCATGCTTTGCGAAACGCAAAGCTTCGTTTACCGTTAATCTCTTGTACATGAACGCCACTTCCCTGCATTTGAATGAAAAAAGGACTGCGTAAACGCAGTCCTTCTAGTTGTCTGAATTAAGCTTCTTGAGCAACTGGATATACACTTACTTGCTTTTTGTCGCGGCCAAGACGTTCAAAACGTACTACACCATCAACTTTAGCGAATAAAGTATCATCTCCACCACGGCCAACGTTCAAACCTGGATAAATTTTTGTACCGCGTTGACGGTATAAAATTGAACCACCTGATACGTGTTGACCATCAGCGCGTTTAGCGCCAAGGCGTTTAGATTGGGAATCGCGTCCGTTTTTTGTCGAACCTACCCCTTTTTTCGATGCGAAAAACTGAAGATCTAATCGTAACATCATCTGTTTCCACCTCCTAGGTTTGGAAGGTAATTTTTATATATTTACCGTAATCATGTTCAATCGTTTGTAAAGAAACAATCATAGCGTTCAACAAAAGTTGAATTTTTTCTTGTTCTTCCTGATCTAAACTTGCTGGTAGGGTAACAAAAAGATATCCACCTTCTTGACCTTGTTTTACGACTGGTATCGTTTTCGTGAGACTTGCAATCGCATTTACGCTTCCAAAAGAAACCGCAGATGCTGCCGCGCATACGAGATCGCTACCATGAACCGCAAAATTAGCATGTCCAGACATTTCGAACGAAGTAATGAGACCAGATTGATTTTTTGTGACGTTAACTTTAATCATCGTTCCCTCTTACAACGTGATATCTTCGATCACTAGTTTTGTATAAGGTTGACGGTGACCTTGTTTACGACGATAGTTCTTTTTTGATTTGTATTTGAAGACTGTGATTTTTTTACCACGACCATGTTTAATAGCTTTCGCTTTAACAGCAGCACCTTCCACGAATGGAACGCCTACTTTCACGTCATCTCCACCTACGAATAACACTTTGTCAAAAGTGACAACTTCGTCAGCGTCTACAGCCAATTTCTCGATGTAGATTTCTTGACCTTTTTCCACTTTGATTTGTTTACCACCAGTTTCAATAATTGCGTACATTTACCTGCACCTCCTCTTAGTCTAAGACTCGCCTTCACTGAGGTGACCCGTAAGGATACTTAAACCTCTTCAGAGCGGTTGTAGCGTGGGTGCTACAAACAATAACATTAAAATATTATCACACGTACATCACACAGTCAACCTACTCTGCATGAATTTGTTGAAACTAGCTTCATATTTTCGAAATTGCCATCTTTTCAAATTTTGAATCGCGACAAATAGAAAGAAAAATTTTAAGGGAATTGGAACAAATGATAAAGTAATGCACAAAATGGGAACGAAAATAGAAATGACACTCCATCTATTTTGTCCATGTTCCGTCAAAAAAAGCCGAATCATTTGCCCGCCGTCTAAAGGAAAAAATGGTAATAGGTTGATCAGTAAAAACGAAACTTGTAACTTCATTAACTCGCTTTGACCCAAAAACTCCAAAGGGTAGATCACAAAAATAAATACTAGCGTAAACAATGGACCTCCAAGAATGGTCAGACTCTTCTTCCATTTTCCAACAGATTGAAAATAATAAAGATCCAGCTCCGCACCATACAGATGAAATACACAGCTACGAATAGGAATACGGCATAATTTCGCAAAAAGAACATGTCCACTTTCATGGACCAACAATGTCACAATATATAGACTATAAAAAGCATATTGTTCAGTTAGAAGTAAATACATAAAAAAGGTAACTAATAATGGATGAATGCGAAACTTATCGCCCATCTTGCGCGATTAACCATTGAGCGGTTTCCTCTTTAGATAATACCTTCCCGTCTTTCTGAACTTGAATATATAAATTTTCCCCATTTAAAGAGGCAATATATTCTCCAGCAGACACTGCAGAGTACGGTAAATGTTCAAAATGATCTAAAAGCCCAATCGTCACACTTGTGTCATCGGCAAATTCAATCGAAATAGTTTTGCCAGTATTTTTATTCTGACCAGTATACGTAATAAGACCATCTTGAGGGAACGAAAGCGATAATGTCGAGTCGTAAGTAATCACATATCCATCTAAAAAAGATTGGATAGTCTTAAATTGAGACATACGAGATGCATTTTCTTGCCAGCTAGCAGTAACTGGTATTTCATTCTCTTCCTCAAACATCCCTACTACTTTGGATTGAGCTTGTAAAAGATTCGTTTGGAAAGTCGGTGAAAAATTCCACACTTTTCTTGCAATGGAGTTGTCCCCGTCCCTTTCTTCTAAATAAGAGGAACCAATAAAAGCAACAATCAATATCAGCGCTACTTGTAATTTACGAAATTGCATGAACACATCCCCCTTTCTTCAAACTATGCCTTGAAAGTGGGATTGATTAATGAAAACCAAAAAAACCATTCGACAGAAAGAGTTACCTTTCACTCGAATGGTTCCGCGTTCTAATAGTTCATCGTTACTTAGAGAAAATGGACTTTAATTTCCCCATAACACCTTTACGCTCTTGTGCCATGGACATTAAGGGAACCGATTCGCCTAAAATTCTACGAGCGATATTGCGATAACCCAATGCAGCTCGATTCGACGGATCCATTACCACTGGCTCTCCCTTATTAGAAGAAGAAATAACATTTTCGTCGTCTGCAACAATACCGAGTAAATCAATGCTTAAATGCGTTGTAATTTCATTCACATCTAATGCATCACCCGTATTCATCAAATGTTGACGAATTCGGTTAATGATTAACTTTGGAGGTTCAATATCTTCTTTCTCCAGTAAACCAATGATACGATCTGCATCCCGCACGGCAGATATCTCTGGCGTTGTTACAACAATTGCGCGATCTGCCCCAGCAATTGCATTTTTAAAGCCTTGCTCGATCCCTGCAGGACAGTCAATGACTACATAATCATATTCTCGTTTTAACTCTGTCACAAGATTTTTCATCTGCTCAGGATTCACAGCACTTTTATCTGTCGTTTGAGCAGCTGGTAATAAAAATAATTTATCGTCAAAGCGTTTGTCTTTTACTAACGCTTGATGCACTTTACAACGTCCTTCTACGACGTCAACCAAATCATAAATGATACGATTTTCAAGGCCAAGCACTACATCTAAATTTCGCAAACCGATGTCGGTATCAATTAGACACACTTTCTTTCCTTGAAGAGCCAATGCAGTTCCTAGGTTCGCCGTTGTCGTCGTTTTTCCGACGCCACCCTTACCTGAAGTTATTACGATCGCTTCACCCACATTAGTATCCTCCTTTAAACGTTGACAATTCCGGTCGTATGTTTCGTAGTTCTTGTAATCGATCAATCGCAATTGACCCATTAGAGTGTATGTAAGCACATTCCATTTCTGGTTGTTCAGATAATACGGCCAGTTCATCTGTCATCGTTTCCATTTTATCCGCTATCATTAAATGAGTAGCTTCTAGCCAAGATGCGGCAATCACTGAAAGCTTATTCCCTGAAGAGCCTGCATGCGCGATTCCTTTTAATCGTCCAAGTACATAAATACTTCCACCCGCTGTCACTCTGCCATTCGGGTTTACATCGCCGACAACGACTAAATCGCCTTCTGCTTGCACCACTTGTCCCGATCGAACGATTCCAATATATGTTTCAGACTGACCTTCTAATAGTCTACGATTGCTTTCTTCCATCGTAATAACATCGCTCTGCACTTTAGAAACGCGAAGATGAGGAGATCGATGAATAATGGAAATTAGCTCTTTCACCTGTTCTTCCGAGCAATAACGATGTCCTAGTTGAAGTAATACTTCCGCTTTTCCATCAAGCCCCGAATCGGAGACTTTACCCGACAATTCTTGTAAAACGTCTGTATACGCACATTGATCGTCTAGTCTTAGCACCAAACCATCTTTCGTACCTTTAATCGATACAAGATTTTTTTTCGTCAACTGCGTCACCTCACGTTTCTTCTTACGTTAATTGATTTGTTCTTTGTAGATGTCTTGCAGATATTAAATACTTAAATGCCCATCCCAAAAGGAATAAAAACAGAGAATTCGCTATCATCGTTGGCATTAATCGCGTTCTTAGGAAAACGTGCATAGACACATCCGTTTGACCGATTAACGAATAAAACTGATATAACAAAAACTCTAGTCCCGCAACAAGCACTAATGTCAAGATTGTTGTGACAAATAAATGCTGGTGGACATATCGCACGATAAATGCTGCCACTAAGCACATTAAAGGATATAAAAAAGCATACAATCCAATAATATCAATGAAAAACATATCATACAATAGGCCAAAAAATAGAGCATAGATCATCGCTCTACGAGTATTGTAATAAATGGAGATAAAAATAAGATACATAATGGCAAAACGTGGTATTAAAGAAAAATACTCTTCCTCAATTTTAATTGGCGAGAATAATCCAAACACAGGCTCTAAGTAAAATAAAACTACCGCAATAGCAGGGACGATCCAACGAATCATTTTTTCGTCCCCTCACTATCAGTGGTTTCCGTATCAATAAATTGACCATCCACTCCATTTGCAGTTGGCATTAAGCGTTTCACGATCATCACATGATCCAACAATGCAAAATCAGCAGAAGGTTTCACATAGGCTAGCTTTGTTAAACCGTAATCGTCTGTCGTAACTTCTGTGACTTCTCCTATAGGTAACCCTTTTGGAAAAATTCCACCTAAACCTGAAGAAATAACTTTTTCTCCCACTTTCACTTCATCCGCAGAATCGATTCGTTTTAACACAAGTTCTCGTCTTTCCTCATCATAGCCTTCTATTAAACCAAACACTTCTTTTTTTCCTGCAATCAAGGCGGAAACTCGGTAATTCGGATTATTGGTAGAAAGCAACTCAATAGTTGATGTAAAAGGAGTCGTAATAATTACCTTCCCGATTAAACCTTGTGCAGTAATAACCGCCATATTCTCTTCAATGCCATGAACTGTTCCTTTATCCAAAATCACTTTTTCTTCCCACTGATCGGGATTTCGAGCAATAACGGTTGCTTGAATCGGATCATACGCACGAAGATCTTCCTCTTTATCCACAATTTCTCTTAGTCGACTGTTTTCAGAAGCTAGGACATTCACTTCTGCTTGAAGTTTCGCAAATTCATCTAATCTCTCTTTTAACTGTTTGTTTTCATCGTATGTAGACAAAATTGAATCAACATTGTCGAACATTCCCATTATGTAATGTGTTGGCTTTGCAAATAGCGATTGTCCAAAGCCAACAACATCTTTCACAATTTGTTCTGGTAGAGAAGCGTGATCTCGATCTCTTAAAGAGAAACTGATTAATGCCACGAGGAAGATAAATCCAACTAATAAGAGGATTAATCGCTTGTTTGAAAAAAACTGTGGCATCGATGTCCCTCCCTCTTATCTCATTTGTTGACGTATTTCATTCATATGATCTAACGCTTTACCTGTTCCAATAGCTACACAATCAAGTGGATTATCTGCGATAAATACAGGCATATGTGTCTCGTCACTAATTACTCGATCTAAGTTTTTCAATAGTGCTCCGCCACCTGTCAAAACAATACCACGTTCCATAATATCAGCTGATAATTCTGGAGGAGTTTGTTCCAACGTTTTCTTTACGCCATCAATAATTGCAGAGATAGACTCTCGAAGAGCTTCTGCAATTTCTTTAGAAGTGATTTCAATCGTTTTTGGGAGACCAGTCAATAAATCACGTCCGCGAATATCCATACGATCTCCGTCACCAACGACACGAGCAGAACCTATTTCCATCTTGATCGACTCAGCAGTTCGCTCACCGATTGTTAAATTATAGGTTTTACGGATATAGCTAACGATAGCTTGATCCATCGCATCACCAGCGACTCGAACAGACTCACTAGTTACAATCCCACCAAGTGAAATAACTGCAACCTCTGTCGTTCCTCCACCAATATCAACGACCATACTTCCTGTTGGTTCCCAAACAGGTAAATCCGACCCAATTGCCGCTGCAAATGGTTCTTCAATCGTAAGTGCTTCTCTTGCGCCAGCTTGTCTAGCCGCATCAATAACTGCGCGTCGCTCGACAGAAGTAATTCCGTAAGGAACACAAATCATCACGCTTGGTTTTTTAAACGAACTCCCGGAGGATTTCAACGCTTCTTTTAAATAGTATTGAATCATACTAGATGTAATATCAAAATCCGCGATAACGCCATCTTTCATCGGGCGAATAGCTACAACAGAGCCTGGAGTTCGTCCAATCATATTTCGCGCATCGTCACCAACGGCAACAATGTCACCCGTTAATGTATTTTTCGCAACCACAGATGGTTGACGTAATACGATCCCTTTTCCTTTAATAAATACCAATGTATTCGCTGTGCCAAGGTCAATCCCGACATCTTTTGATCCAAATCCAAACACTACATTTCTTCCTCTCTTCACTAGCCGGTTTCATCTCAGCTGTCATAAAATCATAAATCTCATTATAACGGAAGAAGAACGAAAATTACAGTGTCACATGTACCCCTTTTCTTTTAAACTCACAAATTGATGATCTCCAATAATGACATGATCTAATAGTTCAATCCCAATGATCA
The Paenisporosarcina cavernae genome window above contains:
- the rplU gene encoding 50S ribosomal protein L21 — encoded protein: MYAIIETGGKQIKVEKGQEIYIEKLAVDADEVVTFDKVLFVGGDDVKVGVPFVEGAAVKAKAIKHGRGKKITVFKYKSKKNYRRKQGHRQPYTKLVIEDITL
- a CDS encoding Spo0B domain-containing protein, with the translated sequence MYKRLTVNEALRFAKHDFLNQLQLIQMNLDLGRVDEAKRIISTYTKSSQEAVSLKKLGLPVLLEWFQTVNWRFPAFDFAFEMTITHPIEESHDQPFVSFFESILQQMNNVIDPYTEQKVTFQLVQHNASFTVNVIFEGKWEQWTETPFECKDCQIRQKLDGFTYREIQLLMETGGN
- the minC gene encoding septum site-determining protein MinC, whose protein sequence is MTKKNLVSIKGTKDGLVLRLDDQCAYTDVLQELSGKVSDSGLDGKAEVLLQLGHRYCSEEQVKELISIIHRSPHLRVSKVQSDVITMEESNRRLLEGQSETYIGIVRSGQVVQAEGDLVVVGDVNPNGRVTAGGSIYVLGRLKGIAHAGSSGNKLSVIAASWLEATHLMIADKMETMTDELAVLSEQPEMECAYIHSNGSIAIDRLQELRNIRPELSTFKGGY
- the rpmA gene encoding 50S ribosomal protein L27 translates to MLRLDLQFFASKKGVGSTKNGRDSQSKRLGAKRADGQHVSGGSILYRQRGTKIYPGLNVGRGGDDTLFAKVDGVVRFERLGRDKKQVSVYPVAQEA
- a CDS encoding rod shape-determining protein; this translates as MFGFGSKDVGIDLGTANTLVFIKGKGIVLRQPSVVAKNTLTGDIVAVGDDARNMIGRTPGSVVAIRPMKDGVIADFDITSSMIQYYLKEALKSSGSSFKKPSVMICVPYGITSVERRAVIDAARQAGAREALTIEEPFAAAIGSDLPVWEPTGSMVVDIGGGTTEVAVISLGGIVTSESVRVAGDAMDQAIVSYIRKTYNLTIGERTAESIKMEIGSARVVGDGDRMDIRGRDLLTGLPKTIEITSKEIAEALRESISAIIDGVKKTLEQTPPELSADIMERGIVLTGGGALLKNLDRVISDETHMPVFIADNPLDCVAIGTGKALDHMNEIRQQMR
- the minD gene encoding septum site-determining protein MinD, which gives rise to MGEAIVITSGKGGVGKTTTTANLGTALALQGKKVCLIDTDIGLRNLDVVLGLENRIIYDLVDVVEGRCKVHQALVKDKRFDDKLFLLPAAQTTDKSAVNPEQMKNLVTELKREYDYVVIDCPAGIEQGFKNAIAGADRAIVVTTPEISAVRDADRIIGLLEKEDIEPPKLIINRIRQHLMNTGDALDVNEITTHLSIDLLGIVADDENVISSSNKGEPVVMDPSNRAALGYRNIARRILGESVPLMSMAQERKGVMGKLKSIFSK
- a CDS encoding ribosomal-processing cysteine protease Prp → MIKVNVTKNQSGLITSFEMSGHANFAVHGSDLVCAAASAVSFGSVNAIASLTKTIPVVKQGQEGGYLFVTLPASLDQEEQEKIQLLLNAMIVSLQTIEHDYGKYIKITFQT
- the obgE gene encoding GTPase ObgE: MFVDHVKIYIKGGDGGDGMVAFRREKYVPNGGPAGGDGGRGGNVIFEVEEGLRTLMDFRYKRHFKANRGEHGMSKGMHGRGAEDLIVKVPPGTVVMTEDGTILADLVEHGQQAVVAKGGRGGRGNSRFATPQNPAPELSEKGEPGQELDVVLELKVLADVGLVGFPSVGKSTLLSVVSAAKPKIAEYHFTTIVPNLGMVQTEDGRSFAMADLPGLIEGASEGVGLGHQFLRHIERTRVIVHVVDMSAMEGRDPYDDYITINEELKNYNLRLTERPQLVVANKMDMPGAEENLEAFKEKIGADIKIFPISAISRKGLSELLFAIADLLEVTGEFLLHEVQEESDKSVMYKFESERDGFEITRDDDGAYVLSGSSIERLFKMTDFSREDTIRRFARQLRGMGVDEALRERGAKDGDTVRLLEFEFEFIE
- the mreD gene encoding rod shape-determining protein MreD is translated as MIRWIVPAIAVVLFYLEPVFGLFSPIKIEEEYFSLIPRFAIMYLIFISIYYNTRRAMIYALFFGLLYDMFFIDIIGLYAFLYPLMCLVAAFIVRYVHQHLFVTTILTLVLVAGLEFLLYQFYSLIGQTDVSMHVFLRTRLMPTMIANSLFLFLLGWAFKYLISARHLQRTNQLT
- the pheA gene encoding prephenate dehydratase; the protein is MEKEQWQYRIGYLGPEASFTHVAANALYSNELLVPYPTISDCMDAVEQQEVDFAVVPIENALEGTVAITLDYLYHDVQLKVEHEILSPIAQHLLCHPANEKDFLQATSILSHSHAIAQCHKYLASRFRGVPHEISASTAAAAKHISQHPSQNSLAIANEFAAKKYGLTIVERNIHDFHLNHTRFFVLSKTPSTNRLEEPKTTWMILLPEDERSGALHQVLSVFAWRKLNLSKIESRPLKTGIGHYFFVIDLLEHESHPMMFGALEELKMLGCEVKSLGSYHVTKINP
- the mreC gene encoding rod shape-determining protein MreC; amino-acid sequence: MPQFFSNKRLILLLVGFIFLVALISFSLRDRDHASLPEQIVKDVVGFGQSLFAKPTHYIMGMFDNVDSILSTYDENKQLKERLDEFAKLQAEVNVLASENSRLREIVDKEEDLRAYDPIQATVIARNPDQWEEKVILDKGTVHGIEENMAVITAQGLIGKVIITTPFTSTIELLSTNNPNYRVSALIAGKKEVFGLIEGYDEERRELVLKRIDSADEVKVGEKVISSGLGGIFPKGLPIGEVTEVTTDDYGLTKLAYVKPSADFALLDHVMIVKRLMPTANGVDGQFIDTETTDSEGTKK
- a CDS encoding transcription repressor NadR, producing MKKKPGDVRREKILEILTTAVNPIKGVELATQTGVSRQIIVGDITLLKAKDIPIVATSQGYILLPEQSDQPHFVKQIACHHGPADSKEELYTLVDAGVTVMDVTVEHPVYGEINASIMVSNRVEVDDFIREVEQSGASFLSELTGGIHLHKIAANKEQSIHIAIKEMRRKGFLAEDVY
- a CDS encoding LysM peptidoglycan-binding domain-containing protein, whose product is MNIHIVQKGDTLWKIAKMHNVPFEEIKKANAHLANPDYIVPGMKVFVPVTGGKPTTSTLPTVDIPKKMEKTKAETLPTVPILDSDIHDTQLSIHMESWKLEASTTWQEKQPTTPAPAPIPMKPPVAKAVQQPEMPKAPIAPKPTAPMQKPLCGCQMNPPRPCTCRMMQQNMSQQVQPPMQPTYTSPEMNTNAAPYPGEYPMLPPGMQAPPPMYCCACHCQLVPIHPAYYPGQHPYFM